In a single window of the Euwallacea fornicatus isolate EFF26 chromosome 5, ASM4011564v1, whole genome shotgun sequence genome:
- the LOC136339262 gene encoding ATP-binding cassette sub-family C member 4-like isoform X3 produces MDAAFKLEKENPKKKANFLSKLFFAWTIPLFHLGSKRKIKLTDLYQTLPVDKSEVVGEKLQRYWDEEVRIAKEKPNGKPSLLKALFKTFFWDCSVFSFFFFVQCIILRPPQPLALAYLVKEFESEGTGDRTVVYTWSSILILISLFTIFFMHHGNFGGMAVGMRARIAVSSLVYRKIVKLNRQSQGDAAAGRIINILSNDVQRFDQVAIMLPHIWIMPIQVVLVTYLMWRIIGVYCLIGIGAMILITVPLQTYFGKLATQLRLQVAQRCDNRVKHMNEIINGIQVIKMYAWEKPFEKLIECLRAREISALIKSSHLKGFYSSSTVFVERLTLFLTVITYSLMGERVTANVVFSMAQFFNILQLAMAIIYPLAITLSAESWVAIKRLQEVLVLNEKEESIIEKVPEKVVILKEISASWVKHTTALKNINLVVPEGKLCAVIGPVGSGKSSLLQLLLGELTPTVGTIQLGGNISYSAQEPWLFVASVRKNILFGKEYDSLLYKKVARVCALEKDFEQLPYGDRTLVGERGVSLSGGQRARINLARAIYRQADIYLLDDPLSAVDTHVGKHLFEKCIIEYLENKTRILVTHQLQYLKKADLIIVLNEGRIECVGTFDELSNSSLDFTKLLATADETEEDKEEEKQEADHSAIDVARISLKRRTSIISKAESLFEQTVRDEEHDEDMNYEGSTPFKDYFNAVGNWCFFTFVLFLFAMSMAACTGTDYWVAYWTKQEDIRYVSNQNITNVTTFLNASNIKKSTKISAEDIFDEVEADGQGYTLFKTQVAIYIYTGLIVAAVVFTITRAIFFYTMAMKSSTNIHKKMFHCLLEAPMRFFDVNPSGRILNRFSKDMGAIDEVLPRVLMDAITIILVMAGILVNVAVSNYYMIIAMVILGYAFMKLRGWYIASAKDIKHLEGIAKSPVFSHITSSISGLTTIRAFQAEENLIQEFDEHQDAHTSAWFFTIMCMVSFGLWLDIISVIFITIVTFAFVLSIEFGNTANGSLMGLAISQSLILTGMVQHGMRQTAEVINQLTSVERVMQYTVLEKEGPFKTPKDNMPKRAFPEKGAIEFRNMSLIYIRGEPPVLKNLNFKIEGDWYCRENRCRQIFANLGPFQLSTNRRSNYYR; encoded by the exons ATGGATGCAGCTTTCAAACTGGAAAAAGAGAATCCCAAAAAGAAAGCCAATTTTCTTTCCAAGTTATTTTTTGC aTGGACTATACCACTCTTCCATTTAGGCAGCAAAAGGAAAATCAAGCTCACAGATCTCTATCAGACCTTGCCAGTTGACAAGTCAGAAGTAGTAGGAGAAAAGTTGCAGCGGTACTGGGATGAAGAAGTTAGGATAGCAAAAGAAAAACCAAATGGGAAACCCAGTTTACTTAAAGCgctatttaaaacatttttctgggATTGTTCAGTCTTCAGTTTCTTCTTCTTCGTTCAAtgcataattttaag GCCACCCCAACCTCTAGCGCTAGCGTATCTAGTAAAAGAATTCGAATCTGAGGGTACTGGAGATCGAACGGTTGTCTACACATGGTCCTCAATACTCATTTTAATATCCCTAttcacaattttctttatgcACCATGGAAACTTTGGAGGGATGGCTGTTGGTATGAGGGCTCGGATAGCTGTCTCATCGTTGGTGTATAGAAAA ATTGTGAAGCTGAACAGGCAATCTCAAGGAGACGCTGCAGCTGGACGCATAATAAACATCCTCTCTAACGATGTTCAGAGGTTCGATCAAGTGGCTATTATGCTACCTCACATATGGATCATGCCAATTCAGGTGGTATTGGTCACTTATTTGATGTGGCGGATTATAGGAGTATACTGCTTGATCGGCATTGGAGCAATGATCCTCATAACCGTGCCGTTGCAAA CTTACTTTGGTAAACTTGCAACTCAGCTACGCTTACAAGTGGCTCAAAGATGCGACAATAGAGTCAAACACATGAACGAAATCATTAACGGTATTCAAGTAATCAAAATGTACGCATGGGAGAAGCCATTTGAGAAACTCATTGAATGTTTAAGAGCAAGAGAAATCAGCGCTTTGATAAAATCATCACATTTGAAAGGGTTTTACTCTAGTTCCACTGTATTTGTAGAGCGTCTAACTCTATTTCTAACTGTGATTACCTACTCCCTAATGGGCGAGAGGGTTACAGCAAATGTCGTGTTCTCGATGGCTCAGTTCTTCAATATTCTGCAat TGGCCATGGCAATCATATACCCCCTGGCAATTACTTTAAGTGCCGAGTCATGGGTGGCTATTAAGAGGTTGCAAGAGGTACTAGTGTTGAATGAAAAGGAGGAGTCTATTATAGAGAAAGTTCCGGAAAAAgtggtaattttgaaagaaattagtGCATCGTGGGTCAAGCATACTACGGCTTTAAAGAACATTAATTTGGTTGTGCCTGAAGGAAAACTGTGCGCAGTCATTGGCCCTGTAGGATCGggaaaatcgtcacttttgCAG CTGCTGCTTGGAGAGCTTACACCTACTGTTGGAACAATACAGTTAGGAGGCAATATCTCTTATTCAGCACAAGAACCTTGGTTATTCGTAGCTTCAGtcagaaaaaacattttgtttggCAAAGAATATGATTCTCTCCTCTACAAAAAAGTGGCACGTGTTTGTGCATTGGAGAAAGATTTCGAACAGCTTCCTTACG GTGACAGAACCTTAGTTGGAGAAAGGGGAGTGTCCCTCAGTGGTGGACAACGGGCAAGAATTAACCTGGCGCGTGCCATCTACAGACAAGCTGATATCTATCTCTTAGATGACCCTTTGTCAGCTGTGGATACTCATGTGGGCAAGCACTTATTCGAGAAATGCATAATCGAATATCTAGAGAATAAAACCCGCATTTTGGTCACTCATCAGCTCCAGTATCTCAAGAAGGCGGATCTAATCATTGTCTTAAATGAG GGAAGAATAGAATGCGTGGGAACTTTTGATGAGTTGTCCAATAGTAGCCttgatttcacgaaattgctGGCCACTGCTGATGAAACTGAAGAAGACAAAGAGGAGGAGAAGCAGGAGGCTGATCACTCTGCCATTGACGTAGCAAGGATTAGTTTAAAAAGAAGAACCTCAATTATT AGCAAAGCTGAGTCTTTATTTGAGCAAACAGTTAGAGATGAAGAGCACGACGAGGATATGAATTATGAAGGAAGCACTCCATTTAAGGATTATTTCAATGCGGTAGGAAATTGGTGCTTTTTTACGTTTGTATTGTTCCTGTTTGCAATGTCCATGGCTGCGTGTACTGGTACTGACTATTGGGTTGCATATTG GACCAAGCAGGAAGACATTCGCTATGTATCAAATCAAAACATCACAAACGTTACTACTTTTCTCAATGCatctaatataaaaaaatcaacaaaaatcaGCGCCGAAGACATATTTGACGAAGTCGAGGCAGATGGTCAGGGGTATACACTGTTTAAAACTCAAGTGGCCATATATATTTATACTGGCCTAATAGTGGCAGCCGTAGTTTTCACAATAACGAgagcaattttcttttacacTATGGCCATGAAATCATCGacaaatattcataaaaaaatgttccattgCTTGCTAGAGGCACCCATGAGATTTTTCGACGTAAACCCAAGCGGGAGAATTCTTAACAGGTTTAGTAAGGATATGGGGGCAATTGATGAAGTTCTACCTAGGGTTTTGATGGACGCAATTACA ATTATACTGGTTATGGCCGGTATATTGGTAAATGTAGCGGTCTCAAATTACTACATGATAATAGCTATGGTAATATTGGGGTATGCCTTCATGAAATTAAGAGGTTGGTACATAGCTAGCGCCAAAGATATCAAACATTTAGAGGGAATAG CAAAATCGCCAGTCTTTTCTCATATAACTTCATCAATTAGCGGATTGACTACCATAAGGGCTTTCCAggctgaagaaaatttaatccaAGAGTTCGATGAGCATCAG GATGCCCACACATCTGCAtggttttttacaattatgTGCATGGTATCATTTGGATTGTGGTTAGATATTATCAGTGTGATTTTTATAACCATCGTCACCTTCGCCTTCGTGCTATCTATTGAAT TTGGAAATACTGCCAACGGAAGCCTAATGGGTTTGGCTATATCACAATCCCTTATTTTGACTGGCATGGTACAGCATGGTATGCGTCAAACTGCCGAAGTAATTAATCAATTAACGAGCGTTGAAAGAGTGATGCAGTATACAGTTCTAGAGAAAGAGGGCCCGTTCAAAACACCAAAAG ATAATATGCCAAAGAGAGCATTCCCAGAGAAAGGAGCGATCGAATTTAGAAACATGTCATTAATCTACATTAGAGGTGAACCACCAGTTCTTAAGAAccttaatttcaaaatcgaaGGTG ATTGGTATTGTCGGGAGAACAGGTGCAGGCAAATCTTCGCTAATTTGGGCCCTTTTCAACTTAGCACCAATAGAAGGTCAAATTATTATAGATAA